In Notamacropus eugenii isolate mMacEug1 chromosome 1, mMacEug1.pri_v2, whole genome shotgun sequence, one genomic interval encodes:
- the LOC140527023 gene encoding late lactation protein B: protein MKVLFLTIALSLFSILQAQDSSSSEEQFEGTYFVKAIVTDSEFFEKNKPKALSPLTVTHLSNGDLEAKFTTNMNGICEEIKMKFEKTDKPGIFSTNDGSRQVLIEKTSVRDHWILFCEGELHGMQVRIAKLLGPHTDENPKAFQEFKKFVSLKRFNEEKINIPRQTETCIPEHV, encoded by the exons ATGAAGGTTCTTTTCCTCACCATAGCACTAAGTCTGTTCTCTATCCTCCAGGCTCAGGATTCATCAtcttctgaagaacaatttgag GGTACATACTTTGTAAAGGCTATTGTGACAGACAGTGAATTTTTTGAGAAGAATAAACCTAAGGCCTTGTCACCTTTGACAGTCACCCACCTTAGTAATGGTGATCTGGAGGCCAAATTTACCACCAA CATGAATGGAATATGTGaagagattaaaatgaaattcgAGAAAACAGACAAGCCTGGGATATTTTCCACGA ATGACGGCTCCCGCCAGGTACTCATTGAAAAGACTTCCGTGAGGGATCATTGGATTCTCTTCTGTGAAGGCGAGTTACATGGCATGCAAGTAAGAATTGCCAAGCTTCTGG GTCCACATACAGATGAGAACCCAAAAGCCTTTCAGGAATTTAAGAAGTTTGTCAGCCTTAAAAgatttaatgaagaaaaaatcaACATCCCCAGACAAACTG AGACCTGCATCCCAGAACATGTTTAA